A single Anopheles arabiensis isolate DONGOLA chromosome 2, AaraD3, whole genome shotgun sequence DNA region contains:
- the LOC120901666 gene encoding bromodomain and WD repeat-containing protein 3 isoform X2 encodes MEDQSLVKQNILVPEVYFLISKFLANGPLRETAKVLVQELEHLDILPRRLDWTGQEHRQSLDELERKYPHVGPEHLLEICSRIGPLLDKVLPPAVSGVSSVLGAGRQSLLRTKESVTRPRQLLDYYTRRHDRPLSDVVNRNNTHNFVKVLYGRESAGPLTRRQAIPTSFYSKQTLQRRTLGHLSAVYCVLFDRTGKYIITAADDFLVKLWSAIDGRLLATFRGASAEITDIAINLDNTMLAAGSLDRILRVWDLQYGGPIAVLAGHTGMITSVNFCPSPKTDLRFLVTTSTDGSVAFWEYTTRNGKTTFSSKPTSYHEKLRPGQAQMICASFSPGGIFMAAGSADHHVRVYLMSEDGPKRILETESHSDTVDSIQWAHGGLKFISGSKDGTALVWHFESQQWKSIRLNMGDRLPTCPPVNPDDNVKLKVTMVSWDNTDNWVITAVNDFTIKVWNAQTGKLHRVLRGHTNEIYVLESHQKDSGVLLSAGHDGQLFIWDIVQGVSMANFVNRIDDHCEGGIYDAKWSPDGMMIAATDSHGHILMFGYGSGHEKLKQLPPELFFHTDYRPLIRDSALHVMDEQTQTMPHLMPPPFLVDIDGNPYPPALQRLVPGRENCPTDQLIPNISVGGEGAEVQQQQQQQQQQLQPAIGGGVGGAQAGPQEPAGGAYSNIDRMIEALANRRQVEGGGAGRAAQGEDQQAPDSNNDRARGEDAGGALQPANNGGRPGNNANQPAGGRNGQRGFGSAGNWHRTEEGFKFHRRQYVRPMSYSAMVNLKQRVYAAGVQEQEVYRREMRRRPVMINTANSASSSGGPSGLGGRRAARAGGGANRSLRRANGEGGANGARPAYRTRAVRENEPMPEPDEDDAAEEQNESSSSESSNSDYSTAIEEKLDLSGSSSSDTQSSDYSDWVSHEPGHNLEPPKRSKRKHVQRRAYSPPDPDQPGPSHATPGTSGTGGGRRRSTKVRKIPLTRDGEIPEQFRPPEWLSEVIPRKAPYYPQMGDEVVYFRQGHQRYLEAVRTKSVYNLGNRCEPWAAMEIQAHELCKVIGIKYEIRPPRLCCLKLAIITEDGELTGRSFAIKYHDMPDVLDFLVLKQTFDTSVGRSWGPGDRFRCMIEDVWWTGQIESHNQLSADFPDSLFMCFRVRWDNGEYELMSPWDLEPVDEARQPEEVGGAVPVLPEELQATLYQPKPEEWPRGDRDASCRRIIAGLEQVMGLAIADLFLAPVDLNIYPEYAFVVEYPIDLNTIKSRFENHFYRRITSAQFDVRYLATNAEKFNESHSTIVRNARIITDLCLRILSDLNEIDVPAVYHQLVDTYLSSDSETERHRPGPSTSSAGAAGPSGSGVSNNRRTGSRRSRRLVPEGDWRVDCRELLEMIWQCDDSEPFREPVDTIEHPDYLQIIDTPMDLRTIKEDLLGGNYESPYDFCKDMRLIFQNSRNYNTNKRSRIYSMTLRLSTLFEAHIKAVIYNWKSARRRSRGSGGGGGGSGRNHDLSTTGSSNGLASSTKRRRRDRRDDAAAGPSSSRRGGAALNSSSGSGMNTSGSSSRATASHAAAHSDDDDDDDDDDDDDEEEDRRAVNHRAGKRTRNGGMLVASSSRRGHSTVAGGSNGVSSSSAGGGAGNSNNVIDPLAIPGPSSSRGSRSATGGGARMLTRRGRRSQDEDDEEDEAAASSEESDMSSSDNTSSESDSDDDDDDDSTGVPVSHRADYDSGEMYDPYKRRTKRSPQKRKQKKRNKKKVHRKAGGKRDTVSSTTKRKRPGVLDDSPEAGSSGGGVRRPSAAVRAARQDLFGTSSPAGGESGGGTRSLRNGTVSSAATSNAAGAEAGSSMQNDHSKPKTSSLGSKRPRRSTRNQMDDSSNDNDDDDEEEEENEESEEDVARGGEGSAVAARESRSYRGGGPPAKRNRSRYESDHSYHKERPKTARIVSDSDNEVGEPSRSTRGSVRRAQAEWGKSEDSLEERHDDEDDDDDDDDDDDDNGAEEKVARRGGTAKLRSENEEEDEAVAGGSSTRRTAAPSSSSGTGRRMRARKLPSDHEQSAEETSNISKRSSATQRAQRATVGRNHPNASQAASSSGTRNSWYASESDNDGNHHPAAGGAATVPAASTSFHSVRSSRRMVMEMNSSSTIVTANGTASGSSIVRRTISATSSSSTSGRRLRGMDANPASGTATPPPHTVDHNYGEQPGPSATPAATSGSSAGIATGGTSSAGRGEALAAGVPTVGGGVSALRRTRTRSTVLSRHQRNPDELDQGVMLPEAPHRPEAPADGSDEDDNQPLRAAPSAGVRSSRSSTARQLRSRAAGDGGEGGAAGGTPLKRKSTRISSSHEEDLPEDGAADAAGDSEDSDDSDDDNTPLKMMAGSSSSRTRSGRSQLPSVAGTPKKNDSSTASFGSSRIVPHRTRRKERYTSDEEYEAPGPSSGRSTRKMKRPRYNEESEENDEEDGRRGAGNNHHSHHRAQRHTMRPRQRVLRTAQEDDNENEDDEDEHDDEEDDIARALANIRQRSRRTIASSSSSSAAQHGTDGDAANNVSSRQQSAAATRHHRRS; translated from the exons ATCCTACCCCGGCGTCTAGACTGGACCGGACAGGAGCATCGACAGTCGCTGGATGAACTT GAAAGGAAATATCCACACGTTGGACCAGAGCATTTGCTCGAAATATGCAGCCGTATCGGACCGCTGTTGGACAAAGTGTTACCCCCCGCCGTGTCCGGCGTTTCGTCCGTGCTCGGCGCCGGGCGGCAGAGCCTGCTGCGCACGAAGGAAAGCGTAACCAGGCCGCGCCAGCTGCTCGACTACTACACGCGCCGGCACGACCGACCGCTGAGCGATGTGGTGAATCGCAACAACACGCACAACTTCGTGAAGGTGCTGTACGGGCGGGAAAGTGCGGGGCCGCTAACGCGCCGCCAGGCCATCCCGACCTCCTTCTACTCGAAGCAAACGCTGCAGCGGCGCACCCTCGGCCACCTGTCCGCGGTGTACTGCGTGCTGTTTGATCGCACCGGCAAGTACATCATCACAGCGGCGGATGACTTTCTCGTGAAGCTGTGGTCGGCAATCGACGGCCGCCTGCTGGCCACCTTCCGCGGTGCGTCCGCCGAAATCACCGATATCGCGATCAATCTCGACAACACGATGCTGGCGGCCGGTTCGCTGGATCGGATACTGCGCGTGTGGGATCTGCAATACGGCGGCCCCATAGCGGTACTGGCCGGCCACACCGGCATGATAACGTCGGTCAACTTTTGCCCCTCGCCCAAGACGGACCTGCGCTTTCTGGTTACGACCAGCACGGACGGCTCGGTCGCCTTCTGGGAGTACACGACGCGCAACGGCAAGACGACGTTCTCGTCCAAGCCCACCTCCTACCACGAAAAGCTGCGCCCGGGTCAGGCACAGATGATCTGTGCCTCGTTCTCGCCCGGCGGCATCTTCATGGCGGCCGGCTCGGCCGATCATCACGTGCGCGTGTACCTGATGTCGGAGGACGGGCCGAAGCGCATCCTGGAGACGGAATCGCACTCGGACACGGTCGATTCGATCCAGTGGGCCCACGGTGGGCTGAAGTTCATCTCGGGCAGCAAGGACGGTACGGCGCTGGTGTGGCACTTCGAGTCGCAGCAGTGGAAATCGATCCGGCTGAACATGGGCGACCGGCTGCCGACCTGTCCGCCCGTCAACCCGGACGACAACGTGAAGCTGAAGGTGACGATGGTGTCGTGGGACAACACGGACAACTGGGTGATAACGGCGGTGAACGATTTCACGATCAAGGTGTGGAATGCGCAGACGGGCAAGCTGCACCGCGTGCTGCGCGGGCACACGAACGAGATCTACGTGCTCGAGTCGCACCAGAAGGACTCGGGCGTGCTGCTGTCGGCCGGCCACGACGGCCAGCTGTTCATCTGGGACATTGTGCAGGGCGTTTCGATGGCAAACTTCGTCAACCGCATCGACGATCATTGCGAGGGCGGCATCTACGACGCGAAATGGTCCCCGGACGGTATGATGATTGCGGCGACCGATTCGCACGGCCACATACTGATGTTCGGGTACGGGTCGGGGCACGAGAAGCTGAAGCAGCTGCCACCGGAGCTGTTCTTCCACACGGACTACCGGCCGTTGATACGCGACTCGGCGCTGCACGTAATGGACGAGCAGACGCAAACGATGCCTCACCTGATGCCACCTCCGTTTCTGGTCGACATTGATGGCAATCCGTATCCACCGGCGCTACAGCGCTTGGTGCCGGGCAGGGAAAACTGTCCCACGGATCAGCTCATACCGAACATCAGTGTCGGTGGTGAGGGCGCGGaggtccagcagcagcagcagcagcagcagcagcagctacagccgGCTATTGGtggcggtgttggtggtgctcAGGCAGGTCCGCAGGAGCCCGCTGGTGGGGCATACTCGAATATCGATCGTATGATCGAAGCCCTGGCCAATCGACGACAGGTCGAGGGTGGTGGAGCAGGTCGAGCGGCCCAGGGAGAAGATCAACAGGCGCCCGATTCGAACAATGATCGGGCACGTGGAGAGGACGCCGGTGGCGCTTTACAGCCCGCGAACAACGGTGGCCGACCGGGTAACAACGCGAATCAACCCGCCGGCGGAAGGAATGGGCAGCGTGGGTTCGGCTCCGCTGGCAATTGGCACCGCACGGAGGAAGGCTTCAAGTTTCACCGGCGCCAGTACGTGCGGCCGATGAGCTACTCGGCGATGGTGAATCTGAAGCAGCGCGTGTACGCGGCCGGAGTGCAGGAGCAGGAGGTGTATCGGCGCGAGATGCGCCGTCGCCCGGTCATGATCAACACTGCCAACAGCGCTTCCTCGTCCGGCGGTCCGTCCGGGCTGGGCGGTCGGCGAGCGGCTCGTGCCGGCGGAGGCGCCAACCGTTCGTTGCGCCGGGCCAACGGTGAGGGTGGAGCGAACGGAGCACGCCCAGCCTACCGGACGCGGGCTGTGCGCGAAAACGAACCCATGCCCGAACCGGACGAAGACGATGCGGCGGAAGAGCAGAACGAATCGTCGTCATCGGAGTCGAGCAACAGCGACTACTCCACCGCCATCGAGGAGAAGCTTGACCTGTCCGGGAGCAGCTCGAGCGACACCCAAAGCTCGGACTACTCCGACTGGGTGTCGCACGAGCCGGGCCACAATCTGGAACCCCCGAAGCGGTCGAAGCGGAAACACGTGCAACGCCGTGCCTATTCGCCGCCCGATCCCGACCAGCCCGGCCCGAGCCATGCGACGCCGGGCACGAGCGGTACGGGCGGAGGCCGTCGTCGCTCGACCAAGGTGCGCAAGATACCGCTGACGCGTGACGGTGAGATACCGGAACAGTTCCGGCCGCCCGAATGGCTGTCGGAGGTGATTCCGCGCAAGGCGCCCTACTACCCGCAGATGGGCGACGAGGTGGTGTACTTCCGGCAGGGCCACCAGCGCTACCTCGAGGCGGTGCGCACCAAGTCGGTGTACAATCTCGGCAACCGGTGCGAACCGTGGGCCGCGATGGAGATACAGGCGCACGAGCTGTGCAAGGTGATCGGCATCAAGTACGAGATCCGACCGCCCCGGCTCTGCTGCCTGAAGCTGGCCATCATTACGGAGGACGGCGAGCTGACGGGGCGCTCGTTCGCCATCAAGTACCACGATATGCCGGACGTGCTGGACTTTCTGGTGCTGAAGCAAACGTTCGACACGTCGGTCGGGCGCAGCTGGGGCCCGGGCGATCGGTTCCGCTGCATGATCGAGGACGTGTGGTGGACCGGGCAGATCGAATCTCACAACCAGCTGTCGGCCGACTTCCCGGACTCGCTGTTTATGTGCTTCCGGGTGCGCTGGGACAATGGCGAGTACGAGCTGATGAGCCCGTGGGATCTCGAGCCGGTGGACGAAGCGCGCCAGCCGGAGGAGGTGGGCGGTGCGGTGCCGGTGCTGCCCGAGGAGCTGCAAGCCACACTGTACCAGCCGAAGCCCGAGGAATGGCCCCGGGGCGATCGGGATGCGTCGTGCCGGCGCATCATCGCCGGGCTGGAGCAGGTGATGGGGCTGGCGATTGCGGACCTCTTCCTTGCGCCGGTCGATCTCAACATCTATCCCGAGTATGCGTTCGTGGTGGAGTATCCGATCGATCTGAACACGATCAAGTCGCGGTTCGAGAACCATTTCTACCGGCGCATCACATCCGCCCAGTTTGACGTGCGCTACCTGGCGACGAACGCGGAAAAGTTCAACGAATCGCACAGTACGATAGTGCGGAACGCTCGCATCATTACCGATCTCTGCTTGCGCATACTGAG TGATCTCAATGAAATCGATGTGCCAGCTGTGTATCACCAACTGGTCGATACATACCTATCGTCCGACTCGGAAACGGAGCGGCACAGGCCTGGCCCATCGACAAGCTCGGCCGGAGCTGCTGGTCCATCCGGAAGTGGTGTTTCCAACAATCGACGAACGGGATCGCGAAG ATCAAGACGACTGGTACCGGAAGGGGATTGGCGAGTGGACTGCCGAGAGCTGCTGGAGATGATTTGGCAGTGCGATGATTCGGAACCGTTCCGAGAGCCGGTCGACACCATCGAGCATCCGGACTATCTGCAAATTATCGACACGCCGATGGATCTGCGCACGATCAAGGAAGATCTGCTCGGCGGCAACTACGAGTCGCCGTACGATTTCTGCAAAGACATGCGGCTCATCTTTCAAAACTCGCGCAattacaacacaaacaaacgttcGAGG ATCTACTCGATGACCCTACGGTTGAGCACGCTGTTCGAGGCGCACATAAAGGCTGTTATCTACAACTGGAAATCGGCCCGAAGGCGCAGTCGAggcagtggcggtggcggtggaggcAGCGGTAGAAACCACGATCTTtccaccaccggcagcagcaatggGCTAGCATCGTCCACGAAACGGCGCCGACGAGATCGGCGGGACGATGCGGCGGCGGGTCCGAGCAGCAGCCGAAGAGGCGGGGCAGCACTGAACAGCAGCTCCGGCAGTGGGATGAACACGAGTGGCAGCTCGTCGCGTGCCACTGCCAGCCACGCAGCGGCACATTcggatgacgacgacgatgacgacgacgatgatgatgacgatgaggaggaggatcGCCGGGCGGTGAACCATCGTGCCGGCAAGCGTACGCGCAATGGCGGAATGCTAGTAGCGTCCTCGTCCCGCCGTGGTCATTCAACCGTGGCGGGCGGCTCGAACGGTGTGTCGTCATCGTCGGCCGGTGGTGGAGCAGGTAACAGTAACAATGTGATAGACCCGTTGGCTATTCCGGGTCCGAGTAGTAGCCGCGGAAGCCGGTCGGCCACCGGTGGCGGTGCGCGCATGCTGACGCGACGCGGCCGTCGGTCGCAGGACGAAGATGATGAGGAGGACGAGGCGGCTGCGAGTAGCGAGGAGTCGGATATGAGCAGCAGCGACAACACGAGCAGCGAATCGGACagcgacgatgacgacgatgacgatagCACGGGCGTACCGGTTTCGCACCGGGCGGACTACGACTCCGGCGAGATGTACGATCCGTACAAGCGGCGCACCAAACGGTCGCCCCAGAAGCGGAAGCAGAAGAAACGCAACAAGAAGAAGGTGCACCGGAAGGCGGGCGGCAAGCGTGATACGGTCAGCTCGACGACGAAACGAAAGCGCCCGGGTGTGCTGGACGACTCGCCGGAAGCGggcagcagtggtggtggtgttcggCGGCCATCGGCAGCGGTGCGCGCAGCGCGGCAGGATCTGTTCGGCACTTCCTCGCCGGCTGGTGGCgaaagtggtggtggtacacgGTCGCTTCGCAACGGGACCGTATCGAGTGCTGCTACCTCCAACGCAGCAGGAGCCGAAGCAGGATCGTCGATGCAGAACGATCACAGCAAGCCAAAGACATCGTCGCTGGGCAGCAAGCGGCCGCGCCGGAGCACTCGCAACCAGATGGACGACTCCAGCAACGAcaatgacgacgacgatgaggaggaggaggagaacgaAGAAAGCGAAGAGGATGTGGCAAGGGGCGGCGAGGGCAGTGCGGTGGCAGCGCGTGAAAGTCGCTCCTATCGGGGAGGAGGACCGCCGGCGAAACGTAACCGCAGCCGGTACGAGTCCGATCACAGCTACCACAAGGAGCGTCCCAAGACGGCGCGAATCGTTTCGGATTCGGACAACGAAGTTGGCGAACCGTCCCGTTCGACCAGGGGCAGCGTCCGGCGGGCACAGGCCGAGTGGGGCAAGAGCGAGGACAGTTTGGAAGAAAGGCACGACGACgaggatgacgacgacgacgacgatgatgatgatgacgacaacGGTGCCGAGGAGAAGGTTGCAAGACGGGGTGGTACTGCAAAACTGCGTTCGGAAAATGAGGAAGAGGATGAAGCGGTTGCCGGCGGATCGAGCACCCGTCGGACGGCggcaccatcgtcatcgtccggCACCGGTCGACGGATGCGGGCACGCAAGCTTCCGTCCGACCACGAGCAGAGCGCCGAGGAGACGAGCAACATTAGCAAGCGCAGCTCGGCTACGCAGCGCGCTCAGCGAGCGACGGTCGGTCGAAATCACCCAAACGCCTCGCAAGCTGCTTCGTCCAGCGGCACGCGCAACAGTTGGTACGCCAGCGAGAGTGACAACGACGGGAATCATCACCCCGCAGCCGGGGGTGCAGCAACCGTGCCTGCCGCCTCGACCAGCTTTCATTCGGTGCGCTCGTCACGTCGTATGGTGATGGAAATGAACTCATCCAGTACGATAGTTACCGCCAACGGGACGGCGAGTGGTTCGTCGATCGTACGAAGAACGATAagtgccaccagcagcagcagtacgtctGGCCGCCGGTTGCGTGGAATGGATGCGAATCCGGCTAGTGGGACGGCTACTCCGCCACCACACACCGTGGATCATAACTACGGCGAGCAGCCGGGTCCATCCGCTACGCCAGCGGCAACGAGCGGTTCTTCAGCAGGCATTGCTACCGGTGGCACGTCTAGTGCGGGACGGGGAGAGGCACTCGCTGCTGGCGTCCCGACCGTTGGTGGCGGTGTGAGTGCGTTGAGAAGAACGCGAACGCGCAGTACCGTGCTGTCCCGCCATCAGCGCAATCCGGACGAGCTCGATCAGGGCGTGATGTTGCCCGAGGCTCCGCATCGCCCGGAGGCGCCCGCGGATGGAAGCGATGAGGACGATAATCAACCGCTAAGGGCAGCACCATCAGCCGGCGTCAGATCATcacggtccagcacggcacgCCAGTTACGGTCGCGCGCtgccggtgatggtggtgaaggTGGCGCTGCTGGTGGTACACCGTTGAAGAGGAAATCAACGCGCATTTCGTCATCGCACGAGGAAGACCTGCCGGAGGACGGAGCGGCCGACGCCGCTGGCGACAGTGAGGACAGTGATGATTCCGATGACGATAATACGCCGCTGAAAATGATGGCGGGATCGTCGTCTTCGCGCACGAGGAGTGGTCGCTCGCAGCTCCCATCCGTTGCCGGTACGCCCAAGAAGAACGACAGCAGTACGGCGTCGTTCGGTAGCAGTCGGATCGTGCCACATCGGACGCGAAGAAAGGAACGGTACACGTCCGATGAGGAGTATGAG GCTCCCGGTCCGTCGAGTGGAAGGTCGACGCGCAAGATGAAACGGCCCCGGTACAACGAAGAGTCGGAAGAGAATGACGAAGAGGACGGGCGTCGTGGCGCGGGCAACAATCACCATTCACATCATCGAGCGCAGCGGCACACGATGCGGCCCCGCCAGCGAGTGCTCAGGACTGCCCAGGAGGACGACAACGAgaacgaggacgacgaggacgagcacgacgacgaggaggatgaCATTGCACGGGCGCTGGCCAACATTCGGCAACGATCGCGCCGCACGAttgcttcttcctcctcctcctccgcggCACAGCACGGCACAGACGGCGATGCGGCCAACAacg TCAGCAGCCGGCAGCagtcagcagcagcgacgCGACACCATCGACGAAGCTGA